From Echinicola jeungdonensis, the proteins below share one genomic window:
- a CDS encoding DNA/RNA helicase domain-containing protein: protein MTGFSIQHHTFNTGLFDQLKTDHYAKNLWPIVYILSDINIKEAYVGETTDTFARMNSHLKNKSKKKLTSVHLIGSPKFNKSATLDIESNLIKYMSGDGNFQLINGNLGLANHNYYQKPEVYWNLFKSIWDELRTVGLAKHSLEHIDNSDLFKYSPYKSLRNEQVYALYKMLESILYDKYEIVLMEGGAGTGKTILAIYLFKLLAKDNEDFNYGDFGDHEFEFLNLVKQIKKKYPNLKMGFVVPMSSFRGTMKQVFKNIKGLKANMVIGPAAVSRETFDILIVDESHRLRKKKSIGAYIGAFNKAAKRLQLDPNETNELEWVTLQSKKTILFYDENQSIKPSDVNKEDFKKLKKSSKTTIKKLKSQFRVLGGNDYVDFIDKLLGCKFPKEGKKFNTKAYELLLFDSVSDLVSEVKQRDNEFGLSRTLAGFSWEWISNKEGQKHFKDIKIGETELRWNAVTEDWINSSNAVNEVECIHTTQGYDLNYAGIILGHEISYDKKNGRIVIIKENYKDSTGRQADSPEQLKEYIVNIYKTMMLRGIKGTYLYACDPDLKDYLSKFIPLKLSKPSTPMVEFLQHDEVIPFENAIPAYRLDVAAGQFGENQKVDEVDWVKPPQSVRITKDHFACRIVGESMNKVIPNGSYVIFKKYSGGSRNGKIVLVEHSDLQDPEFGSCYTVKEYESKKHISEDGWKHESIILKPISNDDGYENIILSDDQTSYFKVIGIFECVIK, encoded by the coding sequence ATGACGGGGTTTTCAATTCAACATCATACCTTTAACACAGGACTTTTTGATCAGTTAAAAACAGATCACTATGCTAAAAATCTTTGGCCAATCGTTTACATTCTTTCTGATATTAACATTAAGGAGGCTTATGTTGGCGAAACTACCGACACTTTTGCAAGAATGAATTCTCACCTAAAAAACAAATCAAAGAAAAAACTTACTTCTGTCCACTTAATAGGTAGTCCCAAATTCAATAAGTCAGCAACATTGGATATTGAATCCAATCTCATTAAATACATGTCAGGTGACGGTAATTTCCAGCTAATCAATGGGAATTTAGGCCTTGCAAATCACAACTACTATCAAAAGCCTGAAGTTTATTGGAATCTCTTCAAATCAATTTGGGATGAGCTCAGGACGGTAGGTTTAGCAAAACATTCTCTGGAGCACATTGACAATTCAGATTTATTCAAATATTCTCCCTATAAAAGCTTGCGTAATGAGCAAGTTTACGCATTATACAAGATGTTGGAGAGCATTTTATACGATAAATATGAGATTGTCCTTATGGAAGGTGGCGCAGGAACCGGCAAGACTATACTGGCAATTTATCTCTTCAAACTGCTTGCAAAAGACAATGAAGATTTTAACTATGGTGATTTTGGTGACCATGAATTCGAATTCTTGAATCTAGTAAAACAGATCAAAAAGAAATACCCTAATCTCAAAATGGGATTTGTCGTACCCATGTCTTCATTTAGAGGAACAATGAAGCAAGTTTTTAAAAATATTAAAGGTCTCAAAGCAAATATGGTTATTGGGCCGGCCGCAGTCAGTCGTGAAACATTTGATATACTGATAGTTGATGAATCACACCGGCTGAGAAAGAAAAAAAGCATAGGTGCTTACATTGGTGCCTTCAATAAAGCAGCTAAACGATTACAGTTAGACCCTAATGAAACGAATGAACTTGAATGGGTCACTTTACAATCAAAAAAAACTATACTTTTCTATGATGAGAATCAGTCAATAAAACCTTCCGATGTTAATAAGGAAGATTTTAAGAAATTAAAAAAGAGCTCAAAAACCACCATTAAAAAACTTAAATCACAATTCAGAGTATTGGGAGGTAATGATTATGTTGATTTTATTGACAAATTATTGGGATGTAAATTCCCAAAGGAAGGGAAGAAGTTTAATACTAAAGCTTATGAATTACTTCTGTTTGACTCTGTAAGTGACCTGGTATCCGAGGTAAAACAACGTGATAATGAATTTGGCCTATCAAGGACTTTAGCTGGTTTTTCATGGGAATGGATTTCCAACAAAGAAGGGCAAAAACATTTTAAAGACATTAAGATTGGTGAAACTGAATTAAGATGGAATGCAGTCACTGAGGATTGGATTAACTCTAGTAATGCAGTTAATGAGGTAGAATGTATACATACAACCCAAGGGTATGACTTAAATTATGCGGGCATCATTTTGGGACATGAGATTTCCTATGATAAGAAAAATGGTAGGATTGTTATTATTAAAGAAAATTACAAGGATTCTACAGGAAGACAAGCCGATTCTCCAGAACAATTAAAAGAATACATTGTAAACATCTACAAAACTATGATGCTTAGAGGGATTAAAGGGACATATTTGTATGCCTGTGACCCTGACCTGAAGGATTATTTGTCAAAGTTTATCCCATTAAAATTATCTAAACCATCAACTCCAATGGTGGAATTTCTCCAACATGACGAAGTAATCCCCTTTGAGAATGCTATTCCTGCATATAGACTTGATGTAGCTGCCGGTCAATTTGGTGAAAATCAAAAAGTGGATGAGGTTGATTGGGTAAAACCTCCCCAATCTGTGCGGATAACTAAAGACCATTTTGCTTGTAGGATTGTAGGAGAATCTATGAACAAAGTTATTCCAAATGGTTCCTATGTCATTTTTAAAAAGTATAGCGGAGGCTCGAGAAACGGCAAAATAGTACTTGTTGAACACTCAGACTTACAAGATCCAGAATTTGGTTCATGCTATACCGTAAAAGAATATGAAAGCAAAAAACATATAAGTGAGGATGGTTGGAAACATGAATCCATAATTCTAAAACCAATTTCTAATGACGATGGATACGAAAATATTATCCTTTCAGATGATCAAACTTCGTATTTTAAAGTTATTGGGATTTTTGAATGTGTAATAAAATAG
- a CDS encoding aceric acid hydrolase, with amino-acid sequence MNLKYLITGIGIGLTAISANAQEKALVNTSQSPYAKLKSVDMQDVTWTGGFWGEKFKMSQENTLPFMWDLYHDAEETHAVRNFEIAAGLMKGEFDGPSFHDGDFYKIFEGMAALYAETQDPEIDAKMDKAIALIEKAQRKDGYLHTPVLIEERWGTLGEEELQKQLGFEKYNMGHLMTAACVHHRATGKDNFLNVAKGVANFLYDFYKKASPQLARNAICPSHYMGVVEMYRTTGDKRYLELAQNLIDIRGKTDDGTDDNQDRVPFRDQTEAMGHAVRANYLYAGVADLYAETGEEKLLQNLESIWDDVVHRKMYITGGCGALYDGVSPNGTSYNPTVVQKIHQAYGKPYQLPHAAAHNETCANIGNMLWNWRMLQVTGDAKYVDVLEQSLYNSVLSGVSLQGTEFFYTNPLSAKDDLPYQLRWPNVREGYISISNCCAPNVTRTLAEVNNYAYSVDEEGLYVNLYGTNHLETELLNGKKVEIKQTSEYPWDETVTLKMEKVPNKAFSLFFRIPGWCDDAALEINGEKQAIELVSGKYAEVNRKWKKGDQVKLVLEMPVKYMAANPLVEQAKGQVAIKRGPVVYCVESMDLPAGKTVDDIIIDLDEKLSPEKFNIGNSEMISLTGEVYYQKEGDWDKQLYKEISKNPYEKGAIRLVPYYSWANRGKGEMMVWLPYERD; translated from the coding sequence ATGAACCTAAAATATTTAATCACAGGCATTGGAATAGGGCTAACAGCCATTTCAGCCAATGCCCAGGAAAAAGCCCTGGTCAATACTTCCCAAAGTCCCTATGCCAAGTTGAAAAGTGTGGACATGCAGGATGTCACCTGGACAGGTGGCTTTTGGGGTGAAAAGTTTAAAATGAGTCAGGAAAATACCCTTCCTTTTATGTGGGATCTCTACCATGATGCAGAGGAAACTCATGCGGTGCGCAATTTTGAGATTGCCGCAGGACTGATGAAGGGGGAATTTGATGGCCCTTCTTTCCATGACGGGGATTTCTATAAAATTTTTGAAGGTATGGCCGCCCTTTATGCGGAAACGCAGGATCCGGAAATCGATGCCAAAATGGATAAGGCCATTGCATTGATTGAAAAGGCCCAAAGGAAAGATGGTTACCTGCATACCCCTGTTTTGATTGAGGAAAGATGGGGGACTTTAGGAGAGGAAGAACTCCAAAAGCAGTTGGGCTTTGAAAAATACAATATGGGTCACCTGATGACCGCGGCCTGTGTGCACCACCGGGCTACCGGAAAGGACAATTTCCTGAATGTGGCCAAAGGAGTCGCCAACTTCCTTTATGACTTCTATAAAAAGGCTTCCCCACAACTGGCCAGAAATGCCATTTGCCCCAGCCACTATATGGGTGTGGTGGAAATGTACCGTACTACAGGTGATAAAAGGTACCTGGAACTGGCCCAAAACCTGATCGATATTCGCGGTAAGACCGATGATGGCACCGATGATAACCAAGACAGGGTGCCTTTCAGGGATCAAACCGAAGCCATGGGCCATGCGGTTCGGGCCAATTATCTTTATGCCGGGGTAGCGGATTTGTATGCAGAAACCGGTGAGGAAAAATTGCTCCAAAACCTGGAATCCATCTGGGATGATGTGGTGCACCGCAAAATGTACATCACCGGTGGTTGTGGTGCTTTGTATGATGGGGTTTCGCCAAATGGTACTTCTTATAACCCTACCGTGGTACAGAAAATCCATCAAGCCTATGGCAAGCCTTATCAACTTCCCCATGCAGCAGCCCATAACGAGACTTGCGCCAATATCGGCAATATGCTGTGGAACTGGAGAATGTTGCAAGTGACCGGAGATGCCAAGTATGTGGATGTCCTGGAGCAGTCCCTGTATAATAGTGTGCTTTCCGGGGTCAGCCTGCAAGGAACTGAGTTTTTCTACACCAATCCGCTAAGTGCCAAGGATGACCTGCCTTACCAACTGCGTTGGCCGAATGTGCGGGAAGGATATATTTCTATCTCCAACTGTTGTGCACCCAATGTAACCCGGACTTTGGCGGAGGTAAATAATTATGCCTACAGTGTGGATGAAGAAGGACTTTATGTCAATCTCTATGGTACCAACCACTTAGAAACTGAGCTTTTGAATGGAAAGAAAGTAGAGATTAAGCAAACTTCCGAATACCCCTGGGATGAAACGGTTACTTTGAAGATGGAAAAAGTGCCTAATAAAGCATTTTCGCTTTTCTTTAGAATTCCAGGCTGGTGTGATGATGCAGCTTTGGAAATCAATGGGGAAAAGCAGGCCATCGAACTGGTTTCCGGAAAGTATGCCGAGGTTAATAGAAAATGGAAAAAAGGAGACCAGGTAAAATTGGTTTTGGAGATGCCGGTAAAATATATGGCCGCCAATCCTTTGGTGGAGCAGGCTAAAGGCCAGGTAGCCATCAAAAGAGGCCCGGTAGTGTACTGTGTAGAATCCATGGATTTGCCAGCAGGAAAAACGGTGGATGATATTATCATCGATTTGGATGAAAAGCTAAGCCCGGAAAAATTCAATATCGGCAACAGTGAAATGATCAGCCTTACCGGAGAGGTATATTACCAAAAAGAAGGCGATTGGGACAAGCAATTGTATAAAGAGATAAGTAAAAACCCCTATGAAAAAGGAGCCATCCGATTGGTCCCTTACTACAGCTGGGCCAACCGCGGCAAAGGTGAAATGATGGTTTGGTTGCCTTATGAAAGGGATTAA
- a CDS encoding sialate O-acetylesterase, protein MKNIFALLVIFLVAFSAKAAVKLPAIFSDNMVLQQQIDAPIWGWAKGGASVEVTTSWNGKSYSTTANKEGEWKIKVATPEAGGPFQIEINDGEALTLDNVLIGEVWLCSGQSNMEMPLKGFPAQPVKGGNEAIVNGKNSSVRLITVPRNATIETTQDFEGQWEVAKPSTVSEFSATAWFFGTQLYRALDVPIGLVHVSYGGSNIEAWMSKEMLEDFKDEIEIPETKEDFGDPNRTATALYNGMLHPVIGYGIKGAIWYQGESNYDRPFQYEELMVTMVDEWRKEWGMGEFPFYYAQIAPFNYGMFTPDRVIEKNNSAYLREAQQKAGKRIPNSGMAVLMDIGEKNNIHPADKKAGGHRLAYWALAKTYGLEGFEYSSPTFEAMEIKGSTVVVAFDNVPNGITSYGKEVKSFEIAGEDKRFYPATAELRRKSILLSSPHVSDPVAIRYAFKDFVVGEVFSTGGLPLSSFRTDDW, encoded by the coding sequence ATGAAAAATATTTTCGCACTACTCGTGATTTTCTTAGTGGCTTTTTCTGCAAAAGCAGCAGTAAAATTGCCCGCCATTTTTTCCGACAATATGGTTTTACAGCAGCAGATAGACGCCCCCATTTGGGGTTGGGCTAAAGGTGGTGCCAGTGTGGAGGTAACCACTTCCTGGAATGGCAAAAGTTATTCAACCACTGCCAATAAGGAGGGAGAATGGAAAATTAAAGTGGCTACCCCAGAGGCAGGCGGTCCCTTTCAAATTGAGATCAATGATGGGGAAGCCCTGACTTTGGACAATGTCCTGATTGGAGAGGTTTGGCTTTGTTCCGGGCAGTCCAATATGGAAATGCCATTAAAAGGATTTCCAGCCCAGCCTGTGAAAGGTGGCAATGAAGCTATCGTCAATGGCAAAAATTCATCCGTTCGCCTGATTACCGTTCCTCGAAACGCCACCATAGAAACCACCCAGGATTTTGAAGGCCAATGGGAAGTGGCCAAGCCTTCCACGGTTTCGGAATTCAGTGCCACGGCCTGGTTTTTTGGGACCCAGCTTTACAGGGCATTGGATGTGCCTATTGGTTTGGTGCATGTTTCCTATGGAGGATCCAATATTGAAGCCTGGATGAGCAAGGAAATGCTGGAAGATTTTAAAGACGAAATTGAGATTCCCGAAACCAAGGAAGACTTTGGGGATCCCAACAGGACAGCTACTGCTTTGTACAATGGGATGCTTCACCCAGTCATTGGCTATGGGATCAAAGGTGCCATTTGGTATCAAGGGGAATCCAATTATGACCGTCCCTTTCAATATGAAGAATTGATGGTGACCATGGTGGATGAATGGAGAAAAGAATGGGGCATGGGTGAATTTCCTTTTTACTATGCCCAAATTGCACCATTCAATTACGGCATGTTTACTCCTGACCGGGTGATCGAAAAGAACAATTCTGCTTATCTCAGGGAAGCCCAACAAAAAGCCGGCAAGCGTATACCCAACAGCGGTATGGCGGTTTTGATGGATATCGGGGAGAAAAACAATATCCACCCTGCAGATAAAAAAGCCGGTGGGCACCGTTTGGCCTATTGGGCCCTGGCCAAAACCTATGGTTTGGAAGGGTTTGAGTATTCCAGCCCAACCTTTGAGGCCATGGAAATCAAAGGAAGTACGGTAGTAGTTGCCTTTGACAATGTTCCCAACGGTATTACTTCCTATGGGAAGGAAGTAAAAAGTTTTGAAATAGCAGGTGAAGATAAGCGTTTTTATCCAGCAACAGCTGAGTTAAGAAGAAAATCCATTTTGCTTTCCTCTCCCCATGTAAGCGATCCGGTTGCCATCCGCTATGCTTTCAAGGACTTTGTAGTAGGCGAAGTTTTCAGCACCGGAGGATTGCCCTTGAGTTCCTTTAGGACGGATGATTGGTAG
- a CDS encoding DUF5703 domain-containing protein, with protein sequence MKIVFYLLTSFLLLPGNLLYAQDLKVYNPVWTSMSENSSESMPLGGGDIGLNVWVENGDLLFYFSRSGTFDEHNTFLKLGRVRMKLSPNPFKTNGHFRQELDLEKGSIHIEAGEGNRKTAIDLWVDVFQPVIHVEVESAQKINLEAAYESWRYKNRPVKGAANNANSYKWAPQGETITFQDSIQFSNSGVLFYHHNRDENTVFDVAVRQQGMETVKDQMMDPIGNLTFGGWIKGDNLEPSGNQQGVYQDTDFKSWKLASQEPAQKHSLEIYLHTKQTPDQDTWQSGLDSLIQNQVRSTKYAKANTQAWWKTYWEKSYLITDPGNKMENDTVWQIGKNYQLFRYMLGCNAYGSYPTKFNGGLFTVDPVHTKEDMPFTPDHRNWGGGTMTAQNQRLVYFPMVRTGDFDMMKPQFDFYLRSWKIAKLRSQLYWGHDGASFTEQLENFGLPNPAEYGWDRPEDYDPGMQYNAWLEYQWDTVLEFCKMMLETEKYSGKSIKEYLPFIESCLRFFDEHYQYLAENRGAKTLDQNGDLVLYPGSANETYKMAYNATSTIAGLRTILESLLELPYLDSTQVNHWEGMLDRLPPLSYREIDGHKVIAPAKLWERVNNTETPQLYPVYPWGIYGLGRPDLQTAINTYQYDPDALEFRSHVGWKQDNIFAARMGLTEEAARLTLKKMGDSGRRFPAFWGPGFDWVPDHNWGGSGMIGMQEMLLQTDDQKIYLFPAWPKNWDVQFKLHAPYQTTIEGELKDGQLKSLKVTPKEREMDVVNLLGWSLQEKIMLGE encoded by the coding sequence ATGAAGATTGTATTTTATTTACTGACTAGTTTTTTATTGTTGCCGGGCAATTTGCTTTATGCCCAGGATTTGAAGGTTTATAACCCTGTTTGGACTTCCATGAGTGAAAATTCCAGTGAATCCATGCCTTTGGGTGGGGGTGATATTGGCCTCAATGTCTGGGTGGAGAATGGCGATTTACTGTTTTACTTTTCCCGCAGTGGGACTTTTGATGAGCACAATACCTTTTTGAAGCTGGGCCGGGTAAGGATGAAACTTTCCCCCAACCCTTTTAAAACCAATGGCCATTTCCGCCAGGAATTGGATTTGGAAAAAGGATCCATCCATATTGAAGCTGGGGAAGGCAACCGAAAAACCGCCATTGACCTTTGGGTGGATGTTTTTCAGCCCGTGATCCATGTGGAGGTTGAAAGTGCGCAAAAGATAAATCTGGAAGCCGCTTATGAAAGCTGGCGCTATAAAAACAGGCCGGTCAAAGGAGCGGCCAATAATGCCAATTCCTATAAATGGGCCCCACAGGGCGAAACCATTACCTTTCAGGATAGCATTCAGTTCTCTAATAGTGGGGTGTTGTTTTACCACCATAACCGGGATGAGAACACCGTCTTTGATGTGGCTGTCAGGCAGCAAGGCATGGAAACAGTCAAAGACCAGATGATGGATCCCATTGGGAATTTGACCTTTGGGGGCTGGATAAAAGGGGATAATCTGGAACCTTCCGGAAATCAACAAGGTGTTTACCAAGATACTGATTTTAAATCCTGGAAACTGGCCAGCCAAGAACCAGCCCAAAAACATTCTCTGGAAATTTATCTCCACACTAAGCAGACCCCTGATCAAGATACATGGCAGTCTGGTTTGGACAGCTTGATTCAAAACCAAGTCCGCTCAACCAAATATGCCAAAGCTAATACCCAGGCCTGGTGGAAAACATATTGGGAAAAGAGTTATTTGATTACCGATCCGGGCAATAAGATGGAAAATGATACCGTTTGGCAGATAGGCAAGAATTATCAGCTTTTCCGCTATATGCTGGGTTGTAATGCCTATGGAAGCTATCCGACCAAATTTAACGGCGGCTTGTTTACCGTTGACCCGGTTCATACCAAAGAAGATATGCCCTTTACTCCTGACCACAGAAATTGGGGTGGAGGCACCATGACGGCTCAAAACCAACGCCTGGTTTATTTTCCCATGGTCAGGACAGGGGATTTTGACATGATGAAACCCCAGTTTGACTTTTACCTCAGGTCCTGGAAAATTGCCAAACTGCGAAGCCAGTTGTATTGGGGGCATGATGGGGCCAGCTTTACCGAACAACTGGAAAACTTTGGCTTGCCCAACCCGGCAGAATATGGATGGGACCGGCCTGAAGATTATGATCCTGGCATGCAGTACAATGCCTGGCTGGAATACCAATGGGATACCGTGTTGGAGTTTTGCAAGATGATGCTGGAAACCGAAAAATACTCCGGTAAATCTATCAAAGAATATTTGCCTTTTATTGAAAGTTGCCTCCGGTTTTTTGATGAGCATTATCAATACCTTGCCGAAAACAGGGGCGCCAAGACCCTGGATCAAAATGGAGATTTGGTGCTTTACCCTGGCTCAGCTAATGAAACCTACAAGATGGCCTATAATGCCACTTCAACCATTGCGGGCTTAAGAACTATCCTTGAAAGCCTTTTGGAATTGCCTTATCTGGACAGTACCCAGGTCAACCACTGGGAAGGCATGTTGGACCGGTTGCCACCATTGAGTTATAGGGAAATTGATGGACATAAGGTGATTGCCCCCGCAAAGCTTTGGGAAAGGGTGAATAATACCGAAACCCCGCAGCTTTACCCGGTTTATCCCTGGGGCATTTATGGCCTTGGAAGACCAGATTTGCAGACTGCCATCAATACCTATCAATATGATCCCGATGCGCTTGAATTTAGAAGCCATGTGGGCTGGAAGCAGGACAATATTTTCGCTGCACGAATGGGCTTGACAGAGGAAGCTGCCCGCTTGACATTAAAGAAAATGGGGGATTCCGGACGGCGGTTTCCGGCATTCTGGGGTCCTGGATTTGACTGGGTACCGGACCATAATTGGGGCGGATCAGGTATGATCGGAATGCAGGAAATGCTTTTGCAAACCGATGATCAAAAAATCTACCTCTTCCCCGCCTGGCCCAAAAATTGGGATGTGCAGTTCAAGCTTCATGCCCCTTACCAAACCACCATCGAAGGGGAATTAAAAGACGGGCAATTGAAAAGCTTAAAGGTTACGCCAAAGGAAAGAGAGATGGATGTGGTGAATTTGTTAGGATGGAGTTTGCAGGAGAAAATCATGTTGGGGGAGTAG